Proteins co-encoded in one Callospermophilus lateralis isolate mCalLat2 chromosome 2, mCalLat2.hap1, whole genome shotgun sequence genomic window:
- the LOC143390432 gene encoding olfactory receptor 4P4-like, which translates to MEHSNNVTEFVFMGLWGNKGIQLLFFFLFLLCYLAVLMGNFIILLTITCSHLIEQPMYYFLCHLSLMDLCYTSTVVPRLIRDLVAARKTISYNSCMTQLFTAHLLAGVEIFILVSMAFDRYVAIVKPLHYMVIMNQKKCNLLVAVAWGVGFWHSIALLLMVLRLPFCGPNQIDHYICDVKPLLKLVCKDIHIVSILVIANSGMVGVVIFLVLVASYIMILYNLRTRSSAGRRKALSTCSSHVMVVVLFFVPCIYTYVLPAGSENKDKEISVFYTVVAPMLNPLIYTLRNMEMKIAMQKVWSRKSHG; encoded by the coding sequence ATGGAACATTCGAATAATGTCACAGAATTTGTTTTCATGGGGCTTTGGGGAAATAAGGGAATCCAACTactcttctttttcctcttcctGCTTTGCTACCTGGCAGTCTTAATGGGGAACTTCATCATTTTACTCACAATCACCTGCAGTCACCTCATCGAGCAGCCCATGTACTACTTTCTGTGCCACCTTTCCCTCATGGACCTGTGCTACACCTCCACTGTGGTTCCCAGGCTTATCAGGGACTTGGTGGCAGCAAGAAAAACCATTTCCTATAACAGCTGCATGACCCAGCTCTTCACGGCCCACTTGCTGGCAGGGGTGGAAATATTCATCTTGGTGTCCATGGCTTttgaccgctatgtggccattGTCAAGCCGCTGCACtacatggtcatcatgaaccaGAAGAAGTGTAACCTGCTGGTTGCAGTGGCATGGGGGGTGGGTTTTTGGCACTCTATTGCTCTATTGCTCATGGTACTCAGGCTGCCTTTTTGTGGCCCTAATCAGATAGATCACTACATATGTGATGTGAAGCCTCTTTTGAAATTGGTCTGCAAAGATATTCACATTGTTAGTATCTTAGTGATTGCCAATTCAGGGATGGTGGGAGTTGTGATTTTTCTTGTTCTAGTAGCTTCTTATATAATGATTTTATATAATCTGAGGACAAGGTCATCTGCAGGGCGTCGCAAAGCTCTTTCAACCTGTAGCTCTCATGTAATGGTAGTCGTTTTGTTTTTTGTGCCCTGTATTTACACCTATGTACTACCTGCAGGTAGTGAGAACAAGGACAAGGAAATCTCTGTGTTTTACACTGTGGTTGCCCCCATGCTGAATCCTCTCATCTATACACTCAGAAATATGGAGATGAAAATTGCCATGCAGAAGGTATGGTCTCGAAAGTCACATGGATAA